TGTCAGAACTAGGTAAAAAGGGAAAAAGCTAAAAGGTTCCAATTGAACATGGAAATTTACCTATGAAAAGGAATATACATACTATATATAGCCATTTGCTCTTAGGCCCTGTCAGTCTGTTACTACTAAGATCAGGCAAAGTTTTAACTTGGCTAACCAAAAACTCTTCACCGCAAAGGCCATTGATGTTAATAGAACAAAAGGAACATGGTCGAAAAAGCTTGGAAAAATGACATTTTACCAATCAACCGAACTTTTCAGACAGACTTGTCAATTTACCACTGGAAAATCAGAGATTCATCATTCCATATCTATGATGATTGATTGGGCAACGCATGCAAGGAAATAAAAAACTGTGTGGGGTTATATAGAAAGGAGTCAAGACTCTATTGTCAGAGAGGTTTAAGGCAATTTGCCTCTAGATAAGGAGGCAATGACTTAGACAACTGAAAGTGTTGCTTTTAAACCTTAGTCCCCATGATTTGCCATCTCATTAATTCTACTTTTGAACCAACTTCTCTTTGGAAAACTCAAGGTTTACTAAAGATGCGCAGAATTACAAGCTCCAACACCGCCAAAGGCGTTGCTGCCATTGTGGGCGTCGGCCCTCAACTTGGACTATCTATTGCCCGAAAGTTTGCTCATGAAGGATACACAGTCGCCATCCTCGACCGGGACTTAGGTACcctctttctctctctttctttcgctcttttttctctttttacaCAATTAATCAATACCGgattatgtgtgtgtgtgtatgtgttGTTCAGGAAGGTTGTCAAGATTTGCAGATGAGATAGCGAGGGAAGAGAAAGCGCAAGTGTTTGCAATCAGAATAGACTGCTCGGATTATAGAAGCGTTAGGGAAGCGTTTGAAGGGGTTCTTTCCTTAGGATTTGTCGAAGTTTTGGTGTACAATGCATATTACCAGCCGGTTTCTTCGCATCCCACTACCTTCACCGACATTAAAATTGATTCCTTTGAGAAATCTCTTGCTGTTTCCTCCCTTGGTGCTTTCCTTTGCGCTCAACAGGTAACCCCACCCCTTTCTTTCCATCCAACCATATAAATAACCAATCaccttctaaaatttttataatgtTGGACCGAATCAATGGAAGGTGCTTCCTGGGATGGTGGAAAGGAGAAGAGGAACCATTCTTTTTACTGGTCGCTCAGCTTCACTTAATGGCATCCCTGGTTTCTCTGAACTATGTAATGTTCACCCTTTAAAACATATtacaaacttaccaaaacttaaaATGGAAAATGAGAGTATATGACAGTTTATTGTAAATCAATGAAACAGGCTGTGGAAAGTTCGCCCTGAGAGCTTTATCCCAATGCCTGTCAAGAGAGTTCCAGTCTGTTGGTGTCCATGTTGCCCATATTATCATTGATGGAGTCATTGGTCCTCCCAGGTAAATTCATTGTTACTCCTTAAAATATAGTGTTTGATAACTTCCATTTTCCTATTTAGCTGccaatttgaaaatttaaacgATTTATGAATGTGAATAATGTTATACTTTTAAATATCTATTATATTAAAactcaattaatttatttataatatatgcatttcatttttacaatttagataCTAAATGAAATTTAAATCTACATTTTCAAATTCATATTTTCTAGACTTGAACATAAAATGTTTGCGTGACAATGAGATACGATCTTTGAAACTTATATTTCATATTAATAGGAGAAATCATATATGTTTTAAAATGTTGAAATGATAAGTAGTGTGCAGTAAATATATGAGGTGACGATTGAATTGCTGGAAAGAAAATGAATGAATGATGAACAATAAAGTTGAAATGGAAATGCAGGGGGGCTCACCAGGGGTTGGCTGGGGAGCTATGGCAAAGCGGAGTCGGAGGGGACCAAACCTTGATGACAATGGACCCTGATGCGATAGCTCAGACCTACTGGCACCTGCATGTTCAAGACCGGAGCGGTTGGACCCAGGAGATTGACCTCCGTTCCTCCGTAACCAGATACTCTTACACCCATTGAtcatatatatgatatatatgtatCTTCTCATATTTGCAGCCTCTAATCATTTAAAACTCCTCCGTCTCATTATAATCATCTTCAATAGCTTTCATTTCTTTATACACTAAATATGGTTTAAAGATTTGCTATGTATATTTACTctcttttgtttttaattttattttgagttTCAAAATATGTGATGAATTATAAGTTTGAGTGTGTGAATAGAGCTtggttattaatttttttttgggaAAGAAATGTAACCCTTtattgagaaaaaaataaaatccaaacagTAAGAAGATAGAGGATACGGATAACTAAACCCAAGCAAGTAGGTTTACCTCATACACCTGAACCTATCATCCGCAATTTCTAACCATACTGACATCTGGTATAGAcgaaatattttcattaaaagtCATCTCATTCTATGTGGTTtacatataaatatcaaataaaagGCGAGACAAAGCAAAAATAACAAGTAAATAATCCAACTCAACAATTACATTGTCAAAGGCTAACTACTTTAATCATGACAAGACCACTCTGACGACAAAAGCTTTAATGATGCAAGGATTAAAACGaacataaataaaactaaaatttattttaaatacacaGGCCATACATTTAAggcattcaaattatatataaccgTAATATTTTAATGGAAAAGTTAACGATAGTAACTATTTggactaattaataatattataaaaatatgaaaatttaaattaagttaaaattaaaatgaaattacaACAATTAATtctcaaatttaaatataatagaacaactaaaatcaaaatttaatatttttaaatgaaaaaaaacatCATGGAAGAAGACTTTATATAGAGTTATATAGATATAAATTAGTATTTCATATGATGTTTTTGTTTTCAAACTTTTTTATATGATGCATTCCAAGGCCCGTCTTATGACATCTAGGTTGAAAGAGATAAATTGAACAAGTATGGTTGCCCCCTATTAGGATATGTTGGGACCGACCCGATAAAGCAACTAGTAAAAAAAAATAGcgaaataaattgagaaattgaatacataaatttaacgtggaaaaacccctctaaagaggataaaaaaccacgagcaaaaaaaaatttactataattgtaatagcctaaattttcaagtggtgtcgaacggtgattcgagatcactaaatcgacaaatgagtagaaaatattaataatttagtgaatataagttaaatgtgaagtcaagaaaaatttttgaaatagcgaatagtgtactagaaataaatatttaaaaaaaattagaatcagaaacgaggtatcgagagtttgaaaattttaaaacgagtcataaatatttttataaatatttatggagtgttaataagttagtattaaagtttcgtcaagaaattttaaagttccgatagttaattgaataaaaaggattaaattgtaacaaatgtaaaattatggaaatgattaaatagcttaaatgataaaagaaagagggttcaaaaggaaaatagacccaaggtctatttgggctggacggcaaggggtatgaaatcagcaggaaaatttatgaattaagggtaaaattagaatattgcaaaatttacttaataaagctaggactaaagtggaattatctagatttctctttatttttctgcattctcatcagcaaaaacaccatagaagggttttcttaagcttttttttcatatttttaccgcaagtaagttcaattcttgattatttcttaaattttttgtgtttttatgacttttacaactaggtccacttgttgaattcattagtttttgattctatgaaagaaattggaagtttctatgaatatgtgctggaagtatatgatgatttagcatggaattagagctttaaattgtttagatGCTGactttattgaaagaattgaatagaaagtgaatgtttgggacctaatggtgaaagagtttgaagttaaggttttatgtggaaatttttaattttaatagttgtgaaataacttataatgtctaggtaaagtattaattgagaaaaatcagctcaattgagaggttaattgagtagggacgaaattattatttattaaaagcttagggaaaaaatggtaataaacagtttgcactaaaacaattttggacagcagcagtagactaactttgaaaaatcaccataaattgtataaatcgaattagaagatgaaaaaaaaatgaaattaaatcttattgagtctagtttcttatagaagaaatgatgtaagtaaTAGAtttataaatcatgagatataatgaattttgtgagacaaggtcagaatgaatttgggttcccctgttttgaatttgaaaaatcataaaaaattgaataaaaataattatgggcttaaatttatatgttagaatcctgaatgagtctattttcaatataaataaatgggaacatcatatgaattttgtacgaggagagaattaatttttagtgaagaaaggtcggaactgttagacagcagaataggggtgactttaaagaataaactatacttagtggctaaaccaaaaattctgaaaattttaagataagaaaatatgtgattctagtttcagaaaaaattagaggatcctaatttggagttctttagctcaagataaaaataatttagtgactaggACATGGACAGATAACATTGAATATACATAGATAAATAGTGAAATtgcagataatgttacttataagcatgttataaacattaaggatgtgaaatagaatgaatgtgaagtcaatactgataagtgaaaaattttatattatagatcaagaaatcgaggataaacgaggaaaagagaaaattctgGAATAGTTTCAGAAATCTCTACAACTACTGTAAATTGttctaggtaagttcgtacggttaaattattaaatttcaatattattttatgaatggtgattaatatttatgtatattaattgttgaaaataagtaaattgtgtacaaaagttatgaaattgaactgaGTATTTGGAGGAACTAACGCAGAAATGAGTACGATCTTTcaaagaaaaagatgaattgacggtaaattaccAAGTAAACCAAGATTCAGTatttgttgcgaattctcgtgtttgctttctgtttagctcttacgagcttccgttaactcatatgagttttagttaacccttttggggtttcagttCAGCTCTGTGAGCTTCAGTTAtccttcgggcttccgtttagcacttatgtgcttcagttagcTTTCGGGCTTtcatttagcacttatgtgcttcagttagACTTCGAGCTTCAGATCatgatgtactcaaatccgtaagtcgttccttaaatggacaagttggtaagtcgtaaTTGTAACGTGTgaaaaaagaaatgtaagtaatgttatcattattttttagctcaattaagtaaattattttttaaaatgagaTTATGACTTACAGGATGAAAGTAACTTACTTGAAATGtccatatgatttgaattttggaaACTAATATTTggtaaggtttatggtttaagccgacgaacttactaagctatagttAGCTTACTTGTAATGTTTATTGCTCTTTGTAGATTAACGGGAGGGTCAGAGGATCGGATCATCACATTCAAGTCACACTATCTCGACTTTTCGGTAGATTTTGTTATAAATACTTtaaatggtttatatggcatgtatatgagcTTATATGACTGTTTTGTATCAACTCATgaatatattagttaagttaatatAAGTTGATATATGATAGGAATGGAAATTAATTAAGATGTTTAAATACTACTTGAAAGTATGAATGGATATAATGTTAGATAAAATAAGGATTAGTGATATTGTTATGAAACGAATGTGATTTGGATGAAGATTGTATTTGTTGAGTTGTTGTTGTGTTGAATTGGTTGCAAatttgaaattgcagggaagATTAGATGTttctaaaggggttatattgaatttttttaaaataataataataattattatattacaaAAATTTTTCGGAGTACttgaataagtccctatttatttataatacgtgatttaggcctcgagggttcataaaagagacttaatgatttaattttaatatatttgttgtttattcattaattgtttgtaaattaaccaatatgttcggtaatgcctcgtaaccctattccagcagcGGTTTGggattaaggggtgttacatttattgatatcagagcccggtttagccgattctcggtaTGGACGTGATGTGTAAAAtgtttagaaatacatgccatataaatctgtgatagtgtgatgtgtatgatccgattTAACCCTTGTTTTTTtttagattgtaaagatgtcggATAGACCTGAACATGCTGAACAAGAAGAAGCAAATAGTAGAGTACAGACATCTGAACAAGGGACAAGTAGTGATGTTCTAATTTCcttgatgcgagaacaagaacttAGAAACATGATTATTGGAGTAATGAATTAGTGGTATAATGAGAGGATGCAGGAAAGGAATCAGACCCAGCAACCTCCTCCCCTTACAGTACCACCAGTAGTGTCCTCGGTTGTTCCTCCACCTCCTCCTTCGGTAACTGAATCAAGTAAGAGAACTCCGATAGAAAAACTCAGAAAAtttggggctgaagaatttcagGCAGGTCAGATGATGATCCAATAAAAGCTGAGTATTGGTTGCAGACCAAGATAAGAGTTTTTAAAGAAATGGCTTGTTCTCCTGATGACTATTTAAGGTGTGTTGTTTCTTTGTTAAAAGAAGAAGCATATCACTGGTGGGAGATAATAGAAGCTGTGGTACCAGCCGAGAAacttacttgggaatttttccaacccgagtttaagaagaaatatgatagtaaaaaatatttagaaaagaaaaagagagaatttcttgatcttcgacaGGGAAATCGGACAGTAGCTGAGTACGAGAGGGAGTTTGTATACCTTAGCAGATATGCTCGAGAGATTGTTCCTACAGAAGAAGACATGTGTGTTCGATTTGAAGAAGGTTTGAATGATGAAATCAGAATGATGATAGGTGGTACGGAAATTCAAGAATTTATGGTTTTATCAGATCGAGCTCAAAGGATGGAAGAAGTGTACAACAGACAAATACAACGGGAAAGAAGAAATAAAGAATCCTATAAAAGAAGCTCCCTCAAATCATTTTTAGCATTTTCGattaaaaattttaaggaggatTCCATTCAAGCTACATTGGTAACTGAACGATTGAAGACTAGAGTAACTCAACCTGATCATGAAATATCAATCAGATCAGTTACTAGTGAAGCCAGTGTACAAAATATTCCCAGGTCTAAATGTCAACACTGTGGAAAATACCACTTGGGTGAATGTAAAGGTAAAACAGGAGCTTGCTACAAATGTGGAGCCACTGATCATTTTATCCTGAATTGTCCTATGTTACAAAAAGATGAAGAAGAATAGAAGGAGAAACAGATGGCTACTTCTCAGAGAAGTAAACGTTCTAGTCAAAGTAGTGCTGCAAGAGCTACTCGCTCGAGTGCAAAAGATTCTGTTGCTCGGTCAGAGGTTAGAGCACCAGCACGTACATACGCCATCTGAGCTAGAGAAGAAGTCACGGCTCCAGACGTTattgctggtactttctatctctttgatgatattttatatgCATTAATTGACCCAGGTTCTACACATTCTTATATTTGCACAGTATTAGCATTAGAAAAGAAATTGTCTGTCGAAGCAACTGAATATGATGTTCAAGTTACTAATCCGTTAGGACAAAGGGTGATAGTAAATTTAGTGTGCCGAAATTGTCCATTGAAAATAAAAGGCTGTGATTTCCTTGCTGATTTAATGTTGCTACCCTTTctggaatttgatgttatattaggaatggattggttgacaaaaTATGGTGCTGTGGTAAATTGTCGTGAGAAGCGGATTAGTTTGAAATGTCAGACAGGTGATATACTTTCTGTTGAGCctaagaattcaaatgatgttgttAAAATTATTTCAGCTTTTTCGGCTCAGAGGTTAATGCGGAAGGGTAATGAGGTATTTTTAGCTTACATCCTTGATACTCGAGGATCTGAACCAAAACTAGAACAGTTGCCAGTTGTTAATGAATTTCCTGacgtatttcctgaagaattaccgagtttacCACCAGATCGAGAAGTTGAATTTATAATTGATATGGTACCGGGGACAGCTCCTATATCAGTGACACCATACCatatggcaccaactgagttaaaagagctgaagacacagttgcaagaattactAGACAAAAGGTTTATTAGACCGAGTATGTCACTTTGGGGTGTACCAgttttgttcgtgaaaaagaaagacagatctCTAAGACTATGCATAGACTACACTCAGCTAAATAGggttacaattaaaaataaatatcctttacctcgcattgatgatttgtttgatcagttgaaaggtgctgccgtgttttcaaagatggatctttgatccggatattatcaactgaaagttaaagaatgtgatgtgccgaaaactgccttcagaactcggtattgtcattacgagtttttggtaacTAATGCCTCTActgcatttatggacttaatgaatcagatttttcagctttatttggatagatttgtagttgtgtttattgatgatatactgatctattcaaagacagaaCCTGAGCATGCTCAGCATTTAAAGATAGTGCTACAAACTTTGCGAGAAAAGCAATTATATgcaaaattcagcaaatgtgaattttggcttcatgagatTGGATTTCTGGGTCACATTGTTTTAGCCGAAGGGATTCGAGTAGATCCGAGTAAAGTATCTGCAGTGGTAAATTGGAAAACTCGAAGGAATGTAACGGAAGtacgaagttttctgggtttagctggatattatcgccattttattaaaaaaaatttaatgattGCTTCACCTATGACATGATTGCtacagaagaatgttgagtttgtgtgcTCTGACGAATGCCagcaaagttttgatcagttaaagaagATGTTGACAACAGTTCTGGTGTTGACTCAACCAGAATCAGGTGTGCCATATGTTGTATACAGTGATGCATATTTGGATGGTTTAGGTTATGTGCTGATGCAGTCGGGAAAAGTGGTGGCCTATGCTTCTCGACAGTTAAaatcacacgagaagaattatcctacgcatgatttggagttggctgcaattgtttttgcattgaaaatttagagacattatttatatggtgaaaaatgttatgtgtataaagataataaaagtttgaagtatttgatgacatagaaggagttgaatttgagacagagaagatggtttaagttattaaaagattatgacctTGTTATCGATTACCATCCGAGGAAGGCAAATATAGTTGTTGACGCACTCAGTCGGAAATCATCTTTGCCTGCACTCCGGTCAATGAATGCCCATTTGTCTGTTAGTGAAGATGGATCTATAATAgcggaattgaaagccaaacctgTGTTTCTCTAACGAATTCGAGAGTTGCAAGATGAAGATTCAAAGTTGGTATTAAAGAAACAAATAGCTCGAGACAAGCAGGATTCAGAGTATAACATTGATGAGAATGGTATGTTATACTATCGTAAAACAATTTGCATTCCAAATAATTCAGACttgaaaaatgatattctttctgaagcCCATAGTAGCAGGTATTCTATTCACCctggaagtacaaaaatgtattgtgatttgaaacagatgtattggtggcctggtatgaaaagggaaatttgtgaatttgtagcaaagtgtttaatatgtcaacaggtgaaagcagaacatcaggtaccaatgggtttattacaacctattatgattccagagttgggaaaagtatttaccattggccgaatttgcttacaacaacagttatcaatccaGCATAAAGATGGCGCCATTTGAAGCtttatatggaagaaaatgtAAGACTCCATTGCATTGGTTAGAATTGAGTGAATCTAAGTTAGTGGGGGTTGATTTAATTCGggaaactaaagaaaaggttCGAATTATccaagattgtttgaaagttgctTCGGATCGTCAGAATCATATGCTGACTTGAAAAGAAGAGAAATAGAGTTTAATGTGGGTGATCAAGTGTTCTTAAAGGTGTCGCCGTGGAAAAAAGTATTAtgatttggcagaaaaggaagactaagtccaagatttattggaccatacgagattattgaaagagtcGGCCctgtagcatatcggttagctttacctccagagcttgagaagattcataatgtgttccatgtgtctatgctgAGACGTTATAGATcaaacccttcacatgtgattccgcATACAGAAATTCAGCTTCcatcagatatgacttattcagaagaacctgtgaagattttggctcgggaaattaAAGAATTGCAGAATAAAAAGGTACCATTAgctaaagtattgtggcatcgacatggtgtggaggAAGCAACCTGGAAACAGAGGAATCAATGAAATCACAATATCCGAACTTATTTTTAGGTaaaaaatttcgaggacaaaatttcttaagagggggagaattgtaatagcctaaattttcagtggtgtcagaacagtgattcgagatcactaaatctgaaaaatgagtagaaaatattaataatttagtgaatataaattaaatgtgaagttaggaaaattttttgaaatagcgaatagtgtattagaaataaatatttaaaaaattagaatCGGAAAAGAGGtatcgagagtttgaaaattttaaaacgagccataaatatttttataaatatttatggagtgttaataagttagtattaaagtttcacaagaaattttaaagtttcgatagttaattgaataaaaaggactaaattgtaacaaatgtaaaattatgaaaatgattaaatagcttaaatgataaaagaaagagggtttaaaaggaaatagACCAAAGGTATATTTGGACTGGACGGCaaggggcatgaaatcagcaggaaaatttatgaattaagggtaaaattagaatattgaaaattttacttaataaagctaggactaaagtggaattatctagatttctctttatttttctgcattctcatcagcaaaaataccatagaagggttttattaagctggtttttcatatttttaccgcaagtaagttcaattcttgattatttcttgaattttttgtgtttttatgacttttacaactaggtccacttgttgaattcattagtttttgattctatgaaagacattggaagttgctatgaatatgttctggaagtatatgatgatttagcatggaattagagctttaaattgtttatatgctgattttattgaaagaattgaatagaaagtgaatgtttgggacctaatggtgaaagagtttgaagttaaggttttatgtggaaattttaaattttaatagttgtgaaataacttataatgtctaggtaaagtattaattgagaaaaattagctcaattgagaggttaattgagtagggacgaaattgttatttattaaaagcttaggggaaaaatggtaataaacagcttgcactaaaacaattttggacagcagcagtagactaactttgaaaaatcaccataaattgtgtaaatcgaattagaagatgaaaaaaaatgaaattaaagcttattaagtctattttcttatagaagaaatggtgtaagtaatagatttgtaaatcatgagatataatgaattttgtgatacaaggtcagaatgaat
The Gossypium arboreum isolate Shixiya-1 chromosome 10, ASM2569848v2, whole genome shotgun sequence genome window above contains:
- the LOC108488753 gene encoding uncharacterized protein LOC108488753 — translated: MICHLINSTFEPTSLWKTQGLLKMRRITSSNTAKGVAAIVGVGPQLGLSIARKFAHEGYTVAILDRDLGRLSRFADEIAREEKAQVFAIRIDCSDYRSVREAFEGVLSLGFVEVLVYNAYYQPVSSHPTTFTDIKIDSFEKSLAVSSLGAFLCAQQVLPGMVERRRGTILFTGRSASLNGIPGFSELCCGKFALRALSQCLSREFQSVGVHVAHIIIDGVIGPPRGAHQGLAGELWQSGVGGDQTLMTMDPDAIAQTYWHLHVQDRSGWTQEIDLRSSVTRYSYTH